The nucleotide window TCGCCGCCGCCCTGCTGGCCGCCCCCGCCACCGCGTCCGCGCACGAACGTACCCTCTTCCGGGAGAACTTCGACCACCTGCCGCTCGGTCCGGTCACCGCCGGCCCCGGCTGGACCACCGACGCCGACGGCGGCAGCCTGACCGTCGAACCGAGCAGGACCGGGCACGGCCGGGAACTCCACCTCCGCACCACCGGCAACGGCCGCGCCTTCCTCGTGCTCCCCGCGCTGAACCCGCCCGGCAACAGCTTCTGGGTACGCCTGCGCGTCCGTGTGGCGGAATTCCCCACGGCCCCGGACTGGGCGCACTGGACCATCGCGGAAGCCTCCGGGGCCGGCTCCCCGACCCTGGTCCGCCCCCTCGGCGGCCAGTACGTCCCCACCTCCCGCGCGAACTTCTACGGCGTCGGATCCGACCTGGGCCCCACCGGCGACTGGACTGCCTGGCAGACCTCCGCCCCCGCCGTCGCCGCACGCTGGCGCTGCGTGGAGTTCCACCTCGACGCCACCGACAACCGCGTCACGGTCTACCTCGACGGCGTCGAACAGACCGCCCTCACGGTCTCGACCGGGCACCACGGCGGAGCACCCGGCGACTTCGTCTTCCCCGACTTCACCACCCTCAAGCTCGGCTGGCAGCTCTACCAACCCGACCCGGCCCCCGCCGCCTACGACGTCCGGCTCGACGACGTGGCCGTGAGCACCCGTCGCCTCGGCAGCTACCAGGTCAGCGGGAGGCCGGCGACGTAGCGGGCGAGCGAGCCGGAGATGAGGCGGTGGTCGGCGAGGGAGAAGTGCCAGTCGCAGCCGAGGTGGTCCAGGCCGGGGTCGTCGAAGTTCCAGAAGCGGACCCGGCTGTCGCCGCGGGCGTTGCGGTCGGTGACGACCTGCTGCGCCGGCTGGGCGTACAGGTTCGTCGCCCCCACCACGATGATCGCCTCGGCGCCGTACTGGGCACGGAGCTTGCCGAGGAAGCCCTGGTAGGCGCTCTGGTAGGCGGCGACCAGGCTGTCGGGGGTCCACGGTTCGCCGGGGTTGATGGCCGTGCTGAAGTCGTTGGTGCCCAGTGCGACCACGACCAGCTGCGGCCGCCAGGTGGCCGGGTTGTGCCACACGTCGGCCGCGGCGTTCTGCAGGGTGCGGTCGTAGGCGGTGCGGAAGTCGGTTCCCGGGTCGCCGCCGTTGTAGTTGCGGACCATCCCCCGGCCGGACTGGGCGTTGATCTGGTAGTCGGCGTCCAGGCCCCGCGCGGTCAGCGCCCCGTAGCTGAGGTCGGTGTCGGTGTTGCGGTCGATGCCGCCGTTGCCCGAGCAGTCCCGGGTGGTGGAGAGGTTGCCGTAGCCGGCGGTCAGGGAGTCGCCGATGAACTCGATCTGCCGGCTGCGGGCGGCGGGCTTGGCGAGGATCTCGCCGCCGGGTGACGCGACGAAGCCGCCGAACTCCCCCGCGGCCCACGGGCTTTCGGTTCGTTTGACCAGCCGCACGCGGTGTTCGGCATCGGTCAGCCCCCGGACCTGGTAGGTGGTCCGGCCGGGCGTGACGAGGGTGGCGACCGTGGTGCCGTCGACCTGGACGTCGTAGTCGTTGGTGGCGTCGTTGAGCACGACGCCGACACCGGTGCCGCGGAACCGGCCTTCGAAGTAGATGCCCGGCCAGGTGTACTGCGCGACATCCCCGGCGACCTTGACCCGGCCGACGGTGTGCGTCCGGGCGAGCGAGTCCGCCGGCGGCGTGGTGGTGGTCGTTGTCGGTGTCGGTGTCGGTGTCGGGCCGTTGCACCGGGTGCCGTTGAGCGCGAAGTCCGTGGGAACGGGGTTGGCACCGGTCCACGAGCCGAGGAACCCGAGCCCGGCACTCGCGCCGGCGCCGAGGGTGCCGTTCCAGCCGGCGTTGCCGACCGTCACCTGCGCGCCGGACTGGGCGACGGTGCCGTTCCACAGCTGGGTCACCCGCTGGCCCGCGCCGAACGACCAGGTCAGCTGCCAGCCGGTGACCGGATCGCCGAGGTTGGTGACGTCGACGTCCGCGGTGAAGCCACCCTGCCACTGACTCGCGACCTGGTAGGTCACCCGGCAGCCCGCGGCGGCCTGGGCGGGGGCGGTGCCCACGGTGATTCCGGTGGCTACTGCACTGACAAGGGTGACCGCCGCGGCGACGGCCGCCCGCTTTCCATGACGGGTGGGAGACATCCGGGTTCCTCCGAGCATCCGAGAAGGGACGAGCGGTCCGTTTTCCGGGGAACCGGCCGCTCGACTGCACCCTGGGAGCGCTCCCACCTTGATCGTATCAAGCGTGGGCAGGGATCTGTAGCCGCATATCGGCAGTCCGAGCTTCGCACTTTGACTGCCGCAGCCGCAGCAGGTGTGCCTCGGGCCGCCGGGTGCTCACGCCGGAGTCAGCTGCCACTGCTGGTTGGGTCCGTTGTTGGCCGTCCACTGGACGACCTGCGCGCCGTCGGTGGTCGCTTGGCCGTACACGTCGGCCACCAAACCGCTGTCGTGGCTGACGATCGTGTAGTAGCCGTCGCCGGTGGCGCGCAGGTACCACTGCTGGTTCGTGCCGCCGTTGGCCGTCCACTGCTGCAGCTGTAGCCCGGCGGTGGTGGCGGAACCGTTGACGTCGAGGACCTTGCCGCTCGCCGTGTTGCGCAAGGTGTAGGCCCCGCCCGCGATGGTGGCGATCGTCCAGGTCGCGGTTCCGGTCTGCTGAACCGCCTTGGCGCCGTCGGCCGTCGAGTTGCCCGCGATGGCGAGCGGCTTGCCGCTGTTGCGGTTGACGACGCGGTAGGTGCCCGGCGCGGGGCCGGTGTTCGAGCCGCCCAGGGTGAAGTACTCGACCGTGTCGGTGAACGTCGTCGTGCCGGCCTTCGCGGTCGACAGCACGAGGTACACCCGCGAGCCGGCGGCCGGGGCGGTGAACGACACGGGCTGGGTCACCCGTGCGCCCAGCGGGACGGCGAGGGTCGAGCCGCCGGAGACGAGCACCGCGCCGGTCGGGCTGTCGAGCCGGGCGCTCCAGGCGAAGTCCACGGCCGTACCCGTGAGGTCGTCGTTGAAGACGGTGACGGCCCGGGTCACCGTGCTGTTGGCGGCGTAGCCCGGCACCGCCTGCGGCAGCGGGAACGACCCGCCCGCGTCGGAGACACCGGACGCCGACCAGTACGGCAGGTCGATCGCGGCGACCGGGTTGAACGCGGCCTGGACCCGCTGGAACTGCGGGTTGCTCCACGGGTCGGTGAGGTTGTCCGCGCCGTAGACCGGGTGACCGCCCTCTTCGGGCGTGAAGTCCGTGGTCCGCACGCCGGGGATGACACTCGCCCAGGCGGACAGCAGCGTGTACGGACGCAGGTCGTTGGCGCCCTTGCCGCGCTTGGCGGCCGTCGCCGTGGCGAACCATTCGAAGCCCTGCTTGGTGTTGCACTTCGGCCAGATGTACTCGCCTTCGCCGTCGGGACGGCCGGTCACCGACGGCACCCGCTCGCCGTACTGGCCGGTGCCGTCCAGGTAGTGCGCGAAAATCGCGAAGTTGGGGTAGTTCATGTTCGGGTACCGGCCGGGCGAGTCGGCGCCGGGCGCGGCGTCCACGCTGATCGGGCGGGTGCCGTCAGCGCCGTTCATCGCCGCGTACAGGTCCTGCTCGAACTGCTCGGAGTCGTTGGAGAAACTCGGTTCGTTCGCCTGGCTCCAGCGGACGACCGCCGGGTGGTTGCGGTCCCGCAGCGTCAACGCCCGGACGTGGCCGACCATGTTGTCGTGCCCGGCAACGAAGTCCTCCGCACCGCCGCGGACCCCGCTCTCGTCGATGATCATCAGGCCCAGCTCGTCGGCGACGTCGAGCATGTACGGGCTGGCGGGTTCCTGGTGGATCCGGACGACGTTGAAGTTCAGCCGCTGGTAGTTGTCGACCGCCTGCGGCCAGCCGGGATTGCCCGGTGACGGCGGGAGGAAGCCGGGCAGCGTGTCGTAGGCGTCGCCCTTGCCGCCGTGGTCGATCCGGTCGTAGTCGGCGCCCTGGAGGTTGTCGCCGCGGTAGTTGACGCGCACGCCGTTGAGTTCGAAGTACTCGCCGTTCTGCCTGCTTTCGCGGAACCCGAACCGGTACGCGGTGTCGCTGGTGCGCCCTTCGTCGGTGACCGCGTGCACCGAAAGCCGGTGCAGCTGCGCCCGGTACCCCGGCCGGTAGGGCACGTTCGGCCACCAGTACGAAGCCGTGCCGAGGGTCCACGCGACCGGGCCGACGGTCACCGTGGCCGTCGAGCGGGCGGGCACGCTCACCGCGCGGCTCGGCAGGGCCGGGTAGGCGAACGGGCCACCGCCGTCCGAGGCGAGCGCCCCGGTGAGGGTCACCGTCCGGGCGGCGGCGGAGGTGTTCGTCACGGACACGTCGTAGGTGAGGGATTGGTTCGCCACCGACGTGCGGACGAAGGTGTCGCTGACGTACACCGCCGGGTACGTCCGCAGGAACGCCGAGCGGAAGATCCCCTGCGGCACGGCCTCCGACCAGTCGGCGGCCACCGGGACCAGGTACTTGCCCGCGCTGGTGCGCAAGGCCCCGCGGCCCTTCACCGCAACGCTGATCGTGTGCGTGGTGCCGGGGGCGGCGTAGGCGGTGATGTCGAAGTTCGACGGGGTGAAGGCCGTCGTCCGGGTGGCGACCACCCGCCCGTCCACCGACAGCGTCGCCTGGTGGTTGACGGCACCGAACTCGATCCACGCCGACTGCGGCTGCCCGGAGTCCGGCACGGTCACAGTCCGGGAGTACACCGCTTCGTTGACATCGGTGAAACCCTGCTTGTACCAGCCACCACCGGGCACGGTGATCGACGTCGTCGCCCGGCCCGCCGGGGTGAAGCTCCACGTCCCGGCCAGGTCGACGGACCCGATCGCGCCGTTGCCCGCGGCGACGCCGTCGACCTGTCGCGCCGAGGTGGCGGGAACCGCCTCCGCCGTGGCCGGCTCCGTTCCCACGGCGGGGGCGAGCAGCACCGCAACGGCCGCGAGCATCGGCGTGAAGCCTCGACGGCGCGGCCGCCGGAGGTGTCGTCGCATGACACGAGCCCTTTCGCCGGAGTCGGAGTCACCGTCACGGAACCACCCGGTCGTGCGTAACGTCAAGAAAGTGGTTTTGTTTTCACGACCGCACATGTCGCCGAAAATTTCACGGGCCACCGGCGTTGTAAATTACACGGACAGCGGGAAAAGAACTGCCGGGTGGAGCGGTTCCGTCCACCCGGCTGGCCGCGGCAGCCGGGTGGCGGATGGCCGACGGCTTCGAGGCGCGCCAGGCTGGTCCACGGACGAGGCAGCCCCGACGTTCCCGCCTCGTCAGCACCGTGGTGGAGGGCCGCGGAACCACCCCGCCTCTGCGGCCCTCCATCGCGTTCGCGCGAGTTCTCGCACGACGGCCGCGGAAGGAGCGCCCCGCCCCGACATGACCGCTTCCAGTCCTGAGAAAAACGATGCACGATGGCACCACCTGGGCTCGCGAGGACGGGAGCTGCTCCTCGACGCCGCGGCGGCCCTTCCCTCCGTGCTGTGGTGCGCGGCGTACACCGTCGGCGCGCGCCTGAAGTCCATCCCGGAACTCGTCGAATGCTCACGTCTGACAGGGATGCGCATCGAATCCCGGTGCGACGGCGGGTTCGCGGTGCACGCCGTGCTGCTGACGAAGGAGGGAAACGCATGATCTCGGTCCTCGTCGCGGACGACGAACCCCTGGTCAGGTCCGGCATCCGGGGTTTG belongs to Amycolatopsis tolypomycina and includes:
- a CDS encoding cellulose binding domain-containing protein → MGTAPAQAAAGCRVTYQVASQWQGGFTADVDVTNLGDPVTGWQLTWSFGAGQRVTQLWNGTVAQSGAQVTVGNAGWNGTLGAGASAGLGFLGSWTGANPVPTDFALNGTRCNGPTPTPTPTTTTTTPPADSLARTHTVGRVKVAGDVAQYTWPGIYFEGRFRGTGVGVVLNDATNDYDVQVDGTTVATLVTPGRTTYQVRGLTDAEHRVRLVKRTESPWAAGEFGGFVASPGGEILAKPAARSRQIEFIGDSLTAGYGNLSTTRDCSGNGGIDRNTDTDLSYGALTARGLDADYQINAQSGRGMVRNYNGGDPGTDFRTAYDRTLQNAAADVWHNPATWRPQLVVVALGTNDFSTAINPGEPWTPDSLVAAYQSAYQGFLGKLRAQYGAEAIIVVGATNLYAQPAQQVVTDRNARGDSRVRFWNFDDPGLDHLGCDWHFSLADHRLISGSLARYVAGLPLTW
- a CDS encoding RICIN domain-containing protein is translated as MRRHLRRPRRRGFTPMLAAVAVLLAPAVGTEPATAEAVPATSARQVDGVAAGNGAIGSVDLAGTWSFTPAGRATTSITVPGGGWYKQGFTDVNEAVYSRTVTVPDSGQPQSAWIEFGAVNHQATLSVDGRVVATRTTAFTPSNFDITAYAAPGTTHTISVAVKGRGALRTSAGKYLVPVAADWSEAVPQGIFRSAFLRTYPAVYVSDTFVRTSVANQSLTYDVSVTNTSAAARTVTLTGALASDGGGPFAYPALPSRAVSVPARSTATVTVGPVAWTLGTASYWWPNVPYRPGYRAQLHRLSVHAVTDEGRTSDTAYRFGFRESRQNGEYFELNGVRVNYRGDNLQGADYDRIDHGGKGDAYDTLPGFLPPSPGNPGWPQAVDNYQRLNFNVVRIHQEPASPYMLDVADELGLMIIDESGVRGGAEDFVAGHDNMVGHVRALTLRDRNHPAVVRWSQANEPSFSNDSEQFEQDLYAAMNGADGTRPISVDAAPGADSPGRYPNMNYPNFAIFAHYLDGTGQYGERVPSVTGRPDGEGEYIWPKCNTKQGFEWFATATAAKRGKGANDLRPYTLLSAWASVIPGVRTTDFTPEEGGHPVYGADNLTDPWSNPQFQRVQAAFNPVAAIDLPYWSASGVSDAGGSFPLPQAVPGYAANSTVTRAVTVFNDDLTGTAVDFAWSARLDSPTGAVLVSGGSTLAVPLGARVTQPVSFTAPAAGSRVYLVLSTAKAGTTTFTDTVEYFTLGGSNTGPAPGTYRVVNRNSGKPLAIAGNSTADGAKAVQQTGTATWTIATIAGGAYTLRNTASGKVLDVNGSATTAGLQLQQWTANGGTNQQWYLRATGDGYYTIVSHDSGLVADVYGQATTDGAQVVQWTANNGPNQQWQLTPA